CCATTAGGAAACCAACAGCGAAAATTGCGATTACCGGCTTGTAGCTGGTCTCATCTTCGTCCGGCACCTCTTGGCCGAAGTACTCGCGCAGTTCGTCGTAGCCTCCAATCCGCTTTCCGTCAATCCAGGTTTGGGGCGTCGTGTCGACACCATGCTTCTGCTTAAAAGCCTCGGTCTGGTCCTGCGTCTCAAGGTGATGATCCTCGACATCAAACCCTTCGTGCTTCAGCAGATCGACAGACTTGAGCCCATAAGGACAGAGATGATCCGGCATCACCATTCGGTAAATTTCGGCCTTTCTGGCGTTCGCATCATTTGCCATGGTTTTCTCCTATTTTCTCAAATTCACGTTTTCTGACAGCCTTGAGCGCTTGTCATGTCTCGCAAGACCAGAACCCGCGGTAACCAACCTTCAACCCTTTATCGAGAGAAAAAACTAACTCCGCATCGGACCGCCAGTCCGCCTCATCATTCAGCGGATTAACTGTAATGCTGGTTCCGCGTGCCTTAAATGCAAATCCGCCTGAATCGGTTTCACCACTCGCTTCCAGCGACAAGAGCACACCGTTCAGTTTCATGGCACCGGCGTTGCCTCCCTGTGCCGCCCACAGGATCGGATCAGTTTCCGGACTGCGATTAAAAGTGCAGCGTGGTCCTGTCTCAAGAATTTGATTGGCTTCGGACCGGAGCATGGGAGACGGGTCGAGCGTGGAGATCAACGTGTTGCTTAATGCATCGCCCACCGTTCCCACTTTAGCAGGAGGATCTTCGTATATCCTTTCAACAACATTACCGGCCGAGACATCAGCGATCAGGTAGCGCATTTCGGCGATCTCGCGCCGCTGGGCTCCAATAATTTCGTCGGCAAGCTTACGCACGCGGGGGTCGCGAATCTGCGCACGCTCCGAAGTCATAACTGCGATGGAGTGGTGCGGAATCATTGCTCGCATGTAGCTAGATCCTGACACAGTGACCTGGCTGCGCACCAGCCAAAACGAGAGCACGAATACCACGACAGAACATGCGAAGATTGCGAGGTTGATTCTTTTGTTTGAATACATACCAAGCATAGCGCATGATGGGTACCCAGTCCGGGTCGGTGCGCTCGGTGACCAGGATGGCACCCTCGGGAAAGGCATCGACATCGCCCGGCCGGTCCACCACGCAGACCGGCCCGCCGGCGATGGCACTGCCCACGGCTGCCCCCTCAAGCAGCACCCGACCTTTTTCCTTCAGGTGATAGCTCACCAGGACGCTGCGGTCCTTCTGCGATTCTATGGTTTCCGGCCGGGCCTGAACAATGAACAGCTGCCCGTCGCTGTCCCGGGCCCACTCGATATCCATGGGCCGCCCGTAGTGCGCCTCGATTCTGGCTCCCCAGCGGGCCAGGTGCAGGACCGCTACGTCATCCAGCACCCGGCTGCGTTGTTCTGCCGTGCTGGTAGGGACGGTGACAGTGGGCCCCTGATCATCGTCGGCATCCGAGGGCTGGCTATCCTCCGGTAGCGCATAGCGCATTTTCACCAGCTTGCTGCCCACGCTCGCTTCAATCACGGGGCTCAGTGCGCGCTCCTCGAGGAAGGGCTTGTAGGCCATGTAGCGGTCGGGATTGACCGAACCCTTCACGACGGTTTCCCCCAAGCCCCAGGCAGCACTGATGAGCACCACGTCGGGAAAGCCGCTCTCGGTATCCAGGGTGAACATCACGCCCGCCGCGGCGGATTCCACCATCTGCTGGACACCGACGGACAGGGCGACCTGTTCGTGTTCGAAGCCTCGCTCTTCCCGGTAGGCAATGGCGCGATCGGTGTAGAGGGAGGCGTAGCATTCGCGGCAGGCCTGCAGAAGGGCCTCCTCGCCGCGGACATTGAGGAAGCTCTCCTGTTGTCCGGCAAAGGAAGCCTCGGGCAGGTCTTCCGCGGTGGCGGAGCTGCGCACGGCGACAGCCAGGGAGGGGGTCTGCAGGCGCTCACAGAGTTCGCGGTAGGCGCCCGTGATCAGGGTGCGCTGGCGGTTGGAAAAATTCCCCCTGCGGATCAGCTCGCGGATGGCTCCGCCGGTGGCTTCGAGCGATTGGCTGCCTCGACGCATGGCAGCCACAGCCTCGCGGATGGGGGCCTCCAGCCGGTTGTCCGCCAGGTAGTCGCGGAAGGCCTGCGCCGTGGTGGCAAAACCGAAGGGGACCCGGATCCCTTCCTCGCTCAGGCGCTGGTACATTTCCCCCAGGCTGGCGTTCTTGCCACCGACTTGCGGCAGGCACGAGAGGTCAAGGGTGTCGAACCACAGGACGGTTTCTGGTTGGTTCACCGCATCATCTCCTGCTTGTGGGCTTGCCGCTACAGGATAGACCAGGGCAGGCGTTGTGGCGCGCAGGCATGGCGCCGGAGCCATCAGGTCCCGTGCAGGCTGAGGAAGCGGTCCACCACCTGCTCGACATGCGTTTCCAGGGACTCGCCCGTGAATTTTGCCGGCTGGCCGTAGAGTAGCCGGATCAACTCCAGTCCCAGCAGCATGCCAATCAACAGCTCCGTGCTTTGTGGCGGGTCCGGTATGCGCAGCAGGCCGGCGGCATCGGCCCGGGTCATCCAGTGTTCCAGCTGCGCGTGAGTGGCTTCCGGTCCCGAGCGGTAGATACGCGCCAGGATCGCCTGGGAAGAAGCGGGGCTGGCCAGTACCAGGCGCAGGAAGCCCTGGTGCTCCTCACCGAGGACGAAGCTCAGCAGCTGTTGGCCGAAGCTGCACAGCGCCTTGCGGGCACTGGAGGCGTCTTCCGGTTGCAGATTGAGGCTGTCCATCAGGCTGTTGGCCTGGTCGCCAATTACGGCGTCGAGCAGGGCTTCGCGATTGGCATAGCGGGCGTAGATCGTCACCTTCGAGACACCCGCCCGGCGCGCTACGGCCTCCATGGAGAGCTCACCCGGGCCCCCCTGGAACAGCAGTGACCGCGCGGCGTCGAGAATGGCGCGTTGCTTGGCCGGGTCGGGCGGTCGCCCGGGCCGGGCGTTGCTCGCGGTAGAGGACGGTGCGGCTTTGGCCTGCTTGCTTGACACTGGTGCGTACCTCTTAATTACTGTACGATACCGTACACTAAATTGGCGGATGGATCACCTTTCATGTTGCGAGCAAGGCTGGTCGCCATTCTGGCGGCGTTTACCCTGGCTGCCTGTGGCGAGGATACCGGTAATCAGGCCCAGGCGCCCGCGGCCCACTGGGTTTTGACGGTGCCCCTGAGGGCGACCTCGGATCAGCGCCTGCAGCTTTCCGGCACCGTGCGGGCGCGGTTTGAAACGCCACTCGCCTTCCAGGTTGGCGGGCGCATCCTGCAGCGCCGGGCCAATGCGGGGGAGAAGGTGACGCCTGGCCAGGTTTTGTTTCGCCTCGACCCGCGGGATTTCGACCAGGCGCTGCGCATTGCCGAGGCGGAACTGGCTGCAGCCAGGGCGGCACGGGAGACGGCCGTCAGTGAACTCTCGCGTCAGGAACAACTGGTGGCGCAGAATTTTGTCAGTGCCCAGAGCCTGGCGCGCTTTCGCCTGGCGGAGCAGGATGCCCGCAGCCGGGTGGACGCGGCTGCCGCCAGTCTCGCCAGTGCCCGCCATCAGCGCGAATATGCCGATTTGCGACTGGCGCAGGGCGGGGTGCTGATCGAGGTCAGTGGCGAGCCCGGTCAGGTTGTGGCGGCGGGCGAGCCGGTCGCTCTGCTGGCCCAACGGGGCGAGCGCGAGATTGAGGTGTTCCTCCCCGACGTGGGGCCGGCTCCGGTTCAGGGCACGGTTCGCTGGCGCGACCAGCCGCCCCGCGCGATACACCTGCGTGAAGTGGCGGGCTCTGCGGACCCGGCGAGTCGTACCTGGCGCGCGCGCTACCAGCTGGATGACAGCGACGAGAGTTTGCCGCTTGGGGTTGTGGTTCAGGTTGATCTCCACGAAACCGGCAGTTCGCAGCGCTTTGCCCTGCCGTTCTCCGCGCTGGATGAACGTGGGGAGGGTCCCCGCATCTGGACCTTGCGCGACGGTGAGGCGCACCCGGTGTCGGTATCGATCGCCGGTTTGCGCGACGATCGTGTGCTGGTGGCGGTGGATCTGCCCGCCGGCACGCCGGTGATCCGGCTCGGCACCCATCTGCTGGAACCCGGCCAGGCGGTGCGGGAGCGCAGGCAATGAGTTTCCCCAATCTCTCTGCCCTGGCGGTGCGCGAGCGTGCCCTCACGCTGTTCTTTTTGCTGCTGTCAGTAGTGGCCGGGGTCTATGCCTTCACGACGCTGGGGCGCGCCGAGGACCCGAGTTTTACCGTGCGCATCATGGTGGTCTCCGCCCTGTGGCCGGGGGCGACCCCGGAAGAGATTGAGGAGCAGGTGGCCGACCGTCTGGAGCAGCGCATCCAGGAGGTCGAGGACCTCTATCGCATCGAAACAGTGATTCGTCCGGGGCGTGTCGATCTGCAGGTGGAGTTCGAGGACTATACGCCCAGTGAAGCGGTGCCCGACCTCTTCTATGAAGTGCGCAAGCGGATGTGGGACGAGGCGCCGAACCTGCCTGAGGGGGTGATTGGCCCGATCGTCAACGATGATTTCTCCGACGTCTACTTCTCGCTACTGGCGCTGACTGCACCGGGCCTGCCGATGGCCGACCTGACCCGCGAGGCGGAGGCTATCCGTGACCGCTTGCAGCGCCTGGACGGCACGCGCAAGGTGCTGCTCCTAGGTGAGCGCAGCGAGCGGGTTTTCGTGGAGTTCGATCCGGCGCGTCTGGCCAACCTTGGGGTTCGCCCCGAAGTGATTTTTGATGCCATCGCGGCGCACAACCAGCTGGCCCCCGCCGGTTTCATCGACCGCGAGGGGCCGCGAACCTACCTGCGTATCGACTCGGACCTCTCCGCCCGCGGTGCGCTGGAGGCGGTCCCCGTCGCCATTGGTGATCGACTGCTGCGCCTGGGGAACCTCGCGACCGTCCACTCCGGTTACGAGGACCCGCCAAGTTACCTGGTCAGGGCACACGGGGAGGATGCCATTCTGCTGGGTGTGGTCATGCGCGAGGGTGAGAACGGGCTGGATTTTGGGGCGGAGTTATCCGCCTTCCTGGAGCGCGAGCGCGGCCGTCTGCCCCTGGGCATGACCCTGCATACCCTGACCAACCAGACCGACATGATCCGGGCGGCGGTGGACCTGTTCCAGGTGAAGTTCCTGGTCGCGGTGGCCGTAGTGATGGCGGTGAGCATTCTTTCCATCGGCCTGCGAGCTGGCCTGATCGTGGGGATCGCCATACCGGTGACCCTGGGGCTGGCCTTCCTGTTGATGAAACTGGCCGGGATCAACCTCGACCGAATCACCCTGGGGGCCTTGATTATCGCCCTTGGCCTGCTGGTGGACGACGCCATCATTGCCATCGAAATGATGATTGTGAAGATGGAGGCCGGCTGGGACCGGGTCCAGGCGGCCACCCATGCCTGGAACGTTACCGCGGCGCCGATGCTCTTCGGTACCCTGGTCACGGTGGTGGGCTTCGTGCCGATCGGTTTTGCCCGCTCCGGCGTCGGTGAGTACGCGGGAAATATCTTCTGGGTCATGGCCTTCTCCCTGCTGGTGTCCTGGCTGGTGGCGGTGACCTTCACCCCCTGGCTCGGCGTGAAGCTGTTGCCGGACCTGCACAGTCAGGGGCACGGTGAGGACGCCTACCAGACGCCACTCTACCGTTGCCTGCGCGGGCTGATCCTAGCCTGCGTTCGCCACCGCAAGAGCGTGGTGGCGGTGACCGTCGCTCTGCTGGCGCTGGGTGTGGTGGGCATGAATACCGTGGTACAGAAGCAGTTCTTTCCCGCCTCGGACAGGCCCGAGGCCCTGGTGGAAATCTACCTGCCCCAGGGCAGTGCGATCGGTGTGACCGACCGCGTGGTGCAGCGCCTGGAGGCTGTCCTCGAGGACATGCCCGAGGTGCGCAGCCTGTCCTCCTATGTGGGCGCCGGGGCTCCCCGCTTTTTCCTCTCGGCCAACCCGGAGCAGCCGAACCCCGCATTTGCCAAGATTATCGCCATTGGCGAGGATGCCGATGGGCGTGATCATATCCTGAAGACCCTGCGGACCCACGTGGATGCCGGCGAATTTCCCGAGGCCCGTATTCGACTGACTCGTCTGTTCTACGGCCCACCCGTGGTCTGGCCAGTTACCTTCCGCATACTTGGTCCCGACCCCCTGGTCCTGAGGGAGCTGGCGCGGGAGGTCAGTGCACGGGTCGACGCGCATCCGAACACCACGGGCACCCACCTGGACTGGGACGAGAGGGTGCCGGTGGTGCGGCTCAAAATGGACAGCGAGCGACTGCGCCTGATGGGCCTGACACCCAGCGAGGTCGCCAGGCAGGTGCAGTTCCAGCTGGACGGCCTGCCGATCGATGAACTGCGCCGGGATGTCCGCACAGTAGAGCTGCGAGCACGGGCACGGCGCGATACTCTGCCCGACCTGGAGCACCTGGAAATACGCAACCAGTCCGGCGACAAGCTGCCGTTGATTCAGCTGGGTGAGCTGAGCGTGGAGTTTGAGGACCCGGTGATCAAACGCCACAACCGGCAGCGGGTGCTGGCGGTGCAGGCGGATGTGCGCGGCGCCCAGGCGCCGGCGGTGCAGATGGCCATCTGGCAGCAGCTGGAGAGTTTCCGCAGCCAGCTGCCCCTCGACTACCACATGGAACTGGGGGGAAGTATCGAGAGCTCGGCCAAGGGGGAAGGCTCGATCCAGGCAATGCAGCCGGTGATGGTGATCCTGACGCTGATTCTCATCATGCTGCAG
The DNA window shown above is from Pseudomonadales bacterium and carries:
- a CDS encoding DUF305 domain-containing protein, which encodes MSMPFPRVPSWSPSAPTRTGYPSCAMLGMYSNKRINLAIFACSVVVFVLSFWLVRSQVTVSGSSYMRAMIPHHSIAVMTSERAQIRDPRVRKLADEIIGAQRREIAEMRYLIADVSAGNVVERIYEDPPAKVGTVGDALSNTLISTLDPSPMLRSEANQILETGPRCTFNRSPETDPILWAAQGGNAGAMKLNGVLLSLEASGETDSGGFAFKARGTSITVNPLNDEADWRSDAELVFSLDKGLKVGYRGFWSCET
- a CDS encoding efflux RND transporter periplasmic adaptor subunit, coding for MLRARLVAILAAFTLAACGEDTGNQAQAPAAHWVLTVPLRATSDQRLQLSGTVRARFETPLAFQVGGRILQRRANAGEKVTPGQVLFRLDPRDFDQALRIAEAELAAARAARETAVSELSRQEQLVAQNFVSAQSLARFRLAEQDARSRVDAAAASLASARHQREYADLRLAQGGVLIEVSGEPGQVVAAGEPVALLAQRGEREIEVFLPDVGPAPVQGTVRWRDQPPRAIHLREVAGSADPASRTWRARYQLDDSDESLPLGVVVQVDLHETGSSQRFALPFSALDERGEGPRIWTLRDGEAHPVSVSIAGLRDDRVLVAVDLPAGTPVIRLGTHLLEPGQAVRERRQ
- a CDS encoding efflux RND transporter permease subunit, coding for MSFPNLSALAVRERALTLFFLLLSVVAGVYAFTTLGRAEDPSFTVRIMVVSALWPGATPEEIEEQVADRLEQRIQEVEDLYRIETVIRPGRVDLQVEFEDYTPSEAVPDLFYEVRKRMWDEAPNLPEGVIGPIVNDDFSDVYFSLLALTAPGLPMADLTREAEAIRDRLQRLDGTRKVLLLGERSERVFVEFDPARLANLGVRPEVIFDAIAAHNQLAPAGFIDREGPRTYLRIDSDLSARGALEAVPVAIGDRLLRLGNLATVHSGYEDPPSYLVRAHGEDAILLGVVMREGENGLDFGAELSAFLERERGRLPLGMTLHTLTNQTDMIRAAVDLFQVKFLVAVAVVMAVSILSIGLRAGLIVGIAIPVTLGLAFLLMKLAGINLDRITLGALIIALGLLVDDAIIAIEMMIVKMEAGWDRVQAATHAWNVTAAPMLFGTLVTVVGFVPIGFARSGVGEYAGNIFWVMAFSLLVSWLVAVTFTPWLGVKLLPDLHSQGHGEDAYQTPLYRCLRGLILACVRHRKSVVAVTVALLALGVVGMNTVVQKQFFPASDRPEALVEIYLPQGSAIGVTDRVVQRLEAVLEDMPEVRSLSSYVGAGAPRFFLSANPEQPNPAFAKIIAIGEDADGRDHILKTLRTHVDAGEFPEARIRLTRLFYGPPVVWPVTFRILGPDPLVLRELAREVSARVDAHPNTTGTHLDWDERVPVVRLKMDSERLRLMGLTPSEVARQVQFQLDGLPIDELRRDVRTVELRARARRDTLPDLEHLEIRNQSGDKLPLIQLGELSVEFEDPVIKRHNRQRVLAVQADVRGAQAPAVQMAIWQQLESFRSQLPLDYHMELGGSIESSAKGEGSIQAMQPVMVILTLILIMLQMRSFSGLFIVVATAPLGLVGAVAAMVLFDQPFGINALLGLIGLSGILMRNTMILTQQVQDNLEAGLEAATAVIEAAVQRARPVVLTALAAVFAFVPLTLDSFWGPLAYVLIGGIAVGTAITLLFVPALYALWFRLQVPER
- a CDS encoding TetR/AcrR family transcriptional regulator, coding for MSSKQAKAAPSSTASNARPGRPPDPAKQRAILDAARSLLFQGGPGELSMEAVARRAGVSKVTIYARYANREALLDAVIGDQANSLMDSLNLQPEDASSARKALCSFGQQLLSFVLGEEHQGFLRLVLASPASSQAILARIYRSGPEATHAQLEHWMTRADAAGLLRIPDPPQSTELLIGMLLGLELIRLLYGQPAKFTGESLETHVEQVVDRFLSLHGT